A window of the Bdellovibrio sp. ZAP7 genome harbors these coding sequences:
- a CDS encoding TetR/AcrR family transcriptional regulator, translating to MKTKERILLTSIDLFNRSGVVAVTTNHIAKAMDISPGNLYFHYDNKEEILVELFKRMAKETYDVWRPRRVKKVTPQEFINDNFDLYWRYRFFHREMYALRRKDVELAKMWRTHIQKMMKLMVILYRQWVREGKMVKIDDVHEMQYVAESLLAMSTTFLQFFESAERQPGRRTIERGKRHVTRLLAPYTAGDTKDEFEKILKS from the coding sequence ATGAAGACTAAAGAACGCATCCTTCTCACATCCATCGATCTCTTTAATCGTAGTGGCGTTGTTGCCGTAACCACGAATCACATCGCAAAAGCGATGGATATCAGCCCAGGCAACCTCTATTTCCACTATGACAACAAAGAAGAAATCCTGGTGGAACTGTTTAAGCGCATGGCTAAGGAAACATACGATGTATGGCGTCCTCGTCGCGTAAAAAAAGTCACTCCACAAGAATTCATCAACGATAACTTCGATCTTTACTGGCGCTATCGTTTCTTCCACCGCGAAATGTACGCTCTTCGTCGCAAAGATGTGGAGCTTGCTAAAATGTGGCGCACGCATATTCAGAAAATGATGAAGTTGATGGTGATCTTATACCGTCAATGGGTGCGCGAAGGCAAAATGGTGAAAATCGATGACGTTCACGAGATGCAATACGTAGCGGAATCCTTGCTGGCAATGTCCACGACGTTCCTGCAGTTCTTCGAGTCTGCGGAACGCCAACCGGGCCGCCGTACAATCGAGCGCGGTAAGCGCCACGTGACACGTTTGTTAGCCCCTTACACTGCTGGCGACACTAAAGACGAGTTTGAAAAAATTCTCAAATCCTAG
- a CDS encoding penicillin-binding transpeptidase domain-containing protein, translated as MLKLFIFSSVCGVAIYSLVGFTKASTPEAQAEKQLQSQIEQRSQIAKALNDKIKNNELPSKMNVQWDGHDEQFAVNYTIDSSLQQEADRLLKSYKPDYGAIFMIDATTGEVLAMSSFQRDNPTGNNLNLQATFPAASVFKVVTATAAVDKAGVEPSHKIHYNGGAYTLYKKNVLSDRVTRWTNVISLKDAFARSINTAFGRLSIENLHPEDLNEYSNRFMFNQEIAADFPVDMGVAYIPPGKGFEMAEAASGYNKMNRMSPVQGAMIAASVANDGKVVVPYIVNSMQDKEGKTVYQGQTMHKGETMTKESASKVRELMEQTVIAGTSRRSFRPITKDRKFKEIEMGGKTGHLTGDNPKGRVDWFVGYALEENRKIAVAAITVNKKFWTVKSAHLGQSMFKKYFAPVIAAQQAKRSITSVEN; from the coding sequence TTGTTGAAACTATTCATATTTTCGAGCGTTTGCGGAGTAGCAATTTACTCTCTTGTGGGCTTTACCAAAGCCAGCACTCCAGAAGCACAAGCCGAAAAACAACTTCAATCCCAAATCGAACAGCGTTCTCAAATTGCAAAAGCATTGAACGACAAGATCAAAAACAACGAATTGCCTTCTAAGATGAACGTGCAATGGGATGGTCACGACGAACAGTTCGCGGTCAACTACACGATCGATTCGTCTCTACAACAAGAAGCAGATCGCCTTTTGAAATCCTACAAACCTGATTACGGCGCTATCTTTATGATCGATGCGACAACAGGTGAAGTGTTGGCGATGTCCAGTTTCCAACGCGACAACCCAACAGGTAACAACTTGAACCTGCAAGCGACTTTCCCTGCGGCTTCGGTTTTCAAAGTTGTGACAGCGACGGCCGCAGTTGATAAAGCCGGCGTCGAACCATCACACAAAATCCACTACAACGGTGGAGCATATACTCTATACAAAAAGAATGTTTTATCGGACCGCGTAACTCGTTGGACGAATGTGATTTCGTTGAAAGATGCTTTCGCACGCTCCATCAATACAGCGTTCGGTCGTTTGAGTATCGAAAATCTTCACCCAGAAGATTTGAACGAGTACTCGAACCGTTTCATGTTCAATCAAGAAATCGCTGCTGACTTCCCCGTGGATATGGGTGTTGCCTACATCCCACCGGGCAAAGGCTTTGAAATGGCTGAAGCGGCTTCTGGTTACAACAAAATGAACCGCATGAGCCCTGTTCAAGGTGCGATGATCGCAGCTTCTGTTGCGAATGACGGTAAAGTTGTAGTTCCTTACATCGTAAACTCGATGCAAGACAAAGAAGGCAAAACAGTTTACCAAGGTCAAACTATGCACAAAGGCGAGACGATGACTAAAGAGTCCGCTTCGAAAGTGCGTGAGTTGATGGAACAAACAGTTATTGCTGGTACTTCTCGCCGTTCTTTCCGCCCGATCACAAAAGATCGCAAATTTAAAGAAATCGAAATGGGTGGTAAGACAGGTCACTTAACGGGTGACAACCCTAAGGGCCGCGTTGATTGGTTCGTAGGATACGCGCTCGAAGAAAACAGAAAGATCGCCGTAGCAGCGATCACTGTGAATAAAAAGTTCTGGACAGTTAAATCCGCTCACTTGGGTCAAAGCATGTTTAAAAAATACTTTGCTCCAGTGATCGCGGCTCAACAAGCTAAACGCAGCATCACTTCTGTAGAAAACTAA
- a CDS encoding beta-sandwich domain-containing protein, giving the protein MKKALLSLAAVVLSFSLIARADNIEDLPDLDPGSESGSPGNQYPTPLPPPPPPSEPSTPASEAGTLRISNVSRASGGTVYRISVRPGVVIQRVSIRVNGGKVVISGARVNTTPVRNLVSPDILTAGAAMSSEYLNERVFTIDLRMEAYGGEADVTVLVSSDERWPQLSLSDVFPPQPPAPGPGNPPRPPPPSSAGPLRAGDAVISGGGSNYYTGQVVAVYDNGQVVVRDDDDGKTYVRSSAVVFKKIQCATSKRLCIGQDVLTYGGSNGYLGKIVGAYTNGLVAVRDNDDGRRYFRKTDVVFASVNCFDGKCVGEYVISGSSSKYYSGRIVNIWENGIFQVRDDDDSRAYFRRTDVIKKSIRCERSKGICQGDRVMSGGGSRYYLGVVVGVYQSGVIAVRDDDDGRVYYRSVDVISKRVN; this is encoded by the coding sequence ATGAAAAAAGCCTTACTTTCTCTAGCAGCAGTCGTTCTGTCGTTTTCCCTTATCGCGCGCGCCGACAATATCGAAGACCTTCCTGATTTGGATCCTGGTTCAGAATCGGGTTCTCCGGGAAATCAATATCCAACGCCACTTCCTCCTCCGCCCCCACCATCTGAACCTAGTACGCCTGCTTCTGAAGCGGGTACTTTACGGATCTCGAATGTTTCCAGAGCTTCCGGTGGAACGGTTTACCGCATTTCTGTGCGACCTGGTGTGGTGATCCAGAGAGTTTCCATTCGCGTGAACGGTGGTAAAGTAGTGATCAGTGGTGCGCGTGTGAACACGACACCAGTACGTAACTTGGTGAGCCCTGATATTTTAACTGCGGGCGCAGCCATGAGTTCTGAATACCTGAACGAGCGTGTGTTCACGATCGATTTGCGTATGGAAGCTTACGGCGGCGAAGCGGATGTCACAGTCCTGGTTTCATCTGATGAGCGTTGGCCACAGTTGTCTTTAAGCGATGTATTCCCGCCACAACCACCAGCTCCAGGCCCTGGCAATCCTCCGCGTCCACCTCCTCCGTCATCTGCTGGTCCACTGAGGGCAGGCGATGCGGTTATCAGCGGTGGTGGTTCAAATTATTATACCGGCCAAGTCGTGGCCGTTTATGACAATGGCCAAGTCGTTGTCAGAGACGATGACGATGGCAAAACATACGTAAGATCTTCTGCAGTGGTGTTCAAGAAGATCCAGTGTGCAACTTCCAAACGATTATGCATCGGACAAGACGTTTTGACTTATGGTGGTTCTAACGGCTATTTGGGGAAAATTGTTGGTGCTTATACGAACGGCTTAGTTGCAGTTCGTGACAACGATGATGGTCGTCGCTATTTCCGCAAAACAGATGTGGTGTTCGCTTCTGTGAATTGTTTTGACGGTAAATGTGTTGGTGAATATGTGATTTCAGGCAGCTCCAGCAAATACTATTCTGGTCGTATCGTAAACATTTGGGAAAATGGTATTTTCCAGGTTCGCGACGATGACGACAGCAGAGCCTATTTCCGCAGAACAGACGTGATTAAAAAAAGCATCCGTTGTGAAAGATCCAAAGGCATTTGCCAGGGCGATCGCGTTATGTCGGGCGGCGGAAGCCGTTACTATCTGGGCGTTGTTGTCGGCGTCTATCAATCAGGCGTTATCGCGGTTCGCGATGACGATGATGGCAGAGTTTATTACCGTTCTGTTGATGTTATCAGCAAACGGGTGAACTAA
- a CDS encoding FxsA family protein encodes MFVVPLPWVIAEIIIFFSVVRIAGFFNTMLIYFVPCLLGILIVNTVGRMAMMSLQSTVSRGQLPANKLLHSGAVFISGLCFLVPSAFTRIAGIFLLLPGFRHLIVWRFKLYMAKKMASGSARVFNFGGGGPFGFGGFGGMGGGGPQAGGPGGFKYYEFRNDGSGFRDMNEEAPQERELTDVEVLDVTPIEITHQEKKKDE; translated from the coding sequence ATGTTCGTAGTTCCTCTGCCATGGGTGATTGCTGAAATTATTATTTTCTTCTCGGTGGTGCGTATTGCAGGATTCTTCAATACCATGTTGATTTATTTTGTGCCGTGCTTGCTGGGTATTCTGATTGTGAATACTGTGGGCCGCATGGCTATGATGAGCTTGCAAAGCACAGTTTCCCGAGGTCAATTGCCGGCGAATAAACTTTTACACTCAGGAGCAGTTTTCATTTCTGGATTGTGCTTCTTGGTCCCATCTGCATTCACTCGTATTGCGGGTATTTTCCTGTTGCTTCCGGGTTTTCGTCATTTGATCGTGTGGAGATTTAAGCTTTACATGGCGAAAAAGATGGCCAGCGGTTCTGCGCGCGTCTTTAACTTCGGCGGAGGTGGTCCTTTTGGTTTCGGCGGCTTTGGCGGAATGGGTGGGGGTGGTCCCCAAGCTGGCGGCCCGGGTGGCTTTAAGTACTACGAATTCCGCAATGATGGTTCAGGCTTCAGAGACATGAACGAAGAAGCTCCTCAAGAGCGAGAGCTCACGGATGTTGAAGTCCTGGATGTCACTCCGATCGAAATCACTCATCAAGAAAAGAAGAAAGACGAGTAG
- a CDS encoding exodeoxyribonuclease III, which produces MKIISWNVNGIRACHKKGLVDFVKRENPDIFCVQETKAHIDQVEVEARQLHRPHAYWSSAVKKGYSGVATFLVNEPKDVKHGIGIQAYDSEGRIVITEHPHFDLYNIYFPNGGSGDERHSFKQQFLKDLNEHLKEKLATGKQIVVVGDYNVARDDIDVFDPIRLSKVSGFLPEERAWFDSFLDLGFIDTFRYFKPNEEHRYSWWSYYDFARDRNSGWRIDYICISRGLEKHLVSADILDQVEGSDHCPVVATLEF; this is translated from the coding sequence GTGAAAATCATCTCTTGGAATGTGAATGGGATCCGTGCCTGCCATAAGAAGGGCTTGGTGGATTTCGTGAAACGTGAAAATCCAGATATCTTTTGTGTTCAAGAGACCAAAGCTCACATCGATCAGGTAGAGGTGGAAGCGCGTCAGTTGCACCGTCCTCACGCTTATTGGTCTTCTGCTGTTAAAAAAGGATATTCAGGAGTCGCAACTTTTTTGGTCAATGAACCTAAAGATGTGAAACATGGAATCGGTATTCAAGCCTATGATTCCGAAGGCCGTATCGTCATCACTGAGCATCCGCATTTTGATTTGTACAATATTTATTTTCCAAATGGTGGTTCAGGGGATGAACGCCATAGCTTCAAACAACAGTTTCTAAAAGATTTGAACGAACATCTGAAAGAAAAACTGGCGACTGGCAAACAGATTGTTGTGGTGGGTGACTATAATGTTGCTCGCGATGATATTGATGTCTTTGATCCTATTCGCTTAAGCAAAGTCAGCGGCTTTTTACCGGAAGAGCGTGCGTGGTTTGATTCTTTTTTGGATTTGGGATTCATCGATACTTTCCGTTACTTTAAGCCGAACGAAGAGCATCGTTATTCCTGGTGGTCTTACTATGATTTTGCCCGCGACAGAAACAGCGGCTGGCGTATTGATTACATTTGTATTTCTCGTGGTCTGGAGAAGCATCTGGTTTCTGCAGATATCTTGGATCAAGTTGAGGGTTCCGATCACTGCCCAGTGGTTGCAACTTTGGAATTTTAA
- a CDS encoding protein adenylyltransferase SelO family protein has product MTVKHNGAKKLAQESFYSSFDQLNGVHPWMEAVQDGFIAYRVRQLNTGKIAYFNFILAKEMGLIPADHPETMTDELEDKLIETFSIQIINEYDELNSRRIDPSTIRPHKYMATRYLQLQHANKQGKTSGDGRGIWNGTVYNRGMTWDVSSRGTGVTRLSPGSVQAQRPLKTGGTEFGYGCGLAEIDELFGASILAEVMHLQGIRTERVLCIVDLGKGYGIGVRAAPNLIRPAHLFLYLKQERIQELKAATDYFIDRQVSNKAWPIKARGNAKYDELLSCVCTSFAEFTAQLDTDYIFAWLDWDGDNVLADAGIIDYGSVRQFGIRHDKYRYDDVERYSTNLNEQKSKARLIVQVFAQMVDYLQTGRKKSLRAFATHPVIEQFNKQFDKCRANRILYRMGFNESQRENILAHKGLFEKYDKEFSYFERAKVSGTTEKVADGVNHAALFNVRNILREYPHHLAKNPLPFEKRFMLDSEFFKQILSSFAKTRDARLSEKHRRHIQAFQAAYRELVTAAAGKNKPEQILKGICDRAEVLNSDKRITGNALIEMVDAIINEKKRGLSMTQIQRIIDRLVFENSGVPETPVSRFYKEKEKTAAVKMDLYAKLLSLVEENKESI; this is encoded by the coding sequence ATGACGGTTAAGCACAACGGCGCTAAAAAATTAGCTCAGGAAAGTTTCTATTCCTCATTTGATCAACTTAATGGTGTGCATCCGTGGATGGAAGCTGTTCAAGACGGCTTTATCGCTTACCGCGTTCGTCAGCTAAACACCGGTAAAATCGCGTACTTCAATTTTATCCTCGCTAAAGAAATGGGTTTGATTCCGGCAGATCATCCAGAAACGATGACAGATGAACTGGAAGACAAGCTGATCGAGACCTTTTCTATTCAAATCATTAACGAATACGATGAATTAAACAGCCGCCGTATCGATCCCTCAACAATCCGTCCTCATAAATACATGGCCACTCGTTATCTGCAGTTGCAACACGCAAACAAGCAGGGAAAAACTTCGGGTGATGGTCGAGGTATTTGGAATGGAACCGTTTACAATCGCGGAATGACTTGGGATGTTTCCAGTCGCGGAACTGGCGTGACTCGCCTCTCCCCAGGATCGGTGCAAGCTCAGCGCCCCTTGAAAACTGGCGGAACTGAGTTTGGTTATGGTTGTGGTCTGGCTGAAATCGATGAACTTTTTGGTGCGTCGATTCTGGCAGAAGTGATGCACTTGCAAGGCATCCGCACGGAGCGTGTTCTTTGTATCGTCGACTTGGGTAAAGGCTATGGAATTGGTGTTCGTGCCGCTCCCAACCTGATCCGCCCGGCTCACTTGTTTCTTTATTTAAAGCAGGAACGCATTCAAGAACTAAAAGCTGCGACGGACTATTTTATTGATCGTCAGGTTTCCAATAAAGCGTGGCCGATCAAAGCCCGTGGCAACGCAAAGTATGACGAGCTGCTGTCTTGCGTATGCACTTCCTTTGCAGAATTCACTGCACAGCTTGATACCGACTATATCTTTGCATGGCTTGATTGGGACGGCGATAACGTCCTGGCCGATGCAGGTATCATCGATTATGGCAGTGTTCGCCAATTCGGCATTCGTCACGATAAGTATCGTTACGATGACGTGGAAAGATACTCGACAAATTTGAATGAGCAAAAATCCAAAGCCCGTTTGATCGTGCAGGTTTTTGCGCAAATGGTGGATTACCTGCAAACAGGTCGCAAAAAGTCTTTGCGTGCCTTCGCAACTCACCCGGTAATCGAACAGTTTAATAAGCAATTCGATAAATGCCGTGCGAATCGTATTTTGTACCGCATGGGCTTCAACGAATCCCAGCGGGAAAACATCCTGGCCCACAAAGGCCTGTTCGAAAAATACGACAAAGAGTTTTCATACTTTGAAAGAGCTAAAGTCAGCGGAACCACTGAAAAAGTAGCTGATGGAGTAAACCACGCGGCGCTATTCAACGTGCGCAACATCCTGCGCGAGTATCCGCACCATTTGGCAAAGAATCCTTTGCCATTTGAAAAACGCTTTATGTTGGATAGCGAATTCTTTAAGCAGATTCTGTCCAGCTTTGCGAAAACACGTGACGCACGTTTAAGCGAAAAGCACCGTCGCCACATTCAGGCGTTCCAGGCCGCGTATCGCGAGCTGGTAACAGCAGCTGCGGGCAAAAACAAACCAGAACAAATCCTAAAAGGCATCTGCGATCGAGCAGAAGTTTTGAATTCAGACAAACGCATCACTGGAAATGCCTTGATTGAAATGGTGGATGCGATTATCAATGAGAAGAAGCGCGGACTCTCGATGACTCAAATTCAAAGAATCATTGACCGTCTGGTTTTTGAAAACAGTGGAGTTCCTGAAACACCTGTCAGCCGTTTTTATAAAGAAAAAGAAAAAACTGCTGCTGTGAAGATGGATCTTTACGCAAAACTTCTCAGTCTTGTAGAAGAAAACAAAGAAAGCATCTAA
- a CDS encoding alpha/beta hydrolase: MITTDLFKHKFIPAKKKSDYLMIVLHGRGDSIRPFRQFDDELNIPEMNYLLLNAPRKFMTGYTWYGEPPYQANGVLKIREKLFTLLNELENQGWKSENIFFFGFSQGCLISADIGLNYPKQLGGVVGISGYFNFYPRWKNNLADDSKKTPWMFTHGHADDILPLPETKYGVEKLKSAGLKVEWVEMEKKHTLEVEEYPLIRKWVRNQLSTLSKN; encoded by the coding sequence ATGATTACCACTGATTTGTTTAAGCACAAGTTTATCCCTGCGAAAAAGAAGTCTGATTACTTGATGATCGTATTGCACGGTCGTGGTGACAGCATTCGTCCGTTTCGTCAATTCGACGACGAGTTGAACATTCCGGAAATGAATTACTTGTTGTTGAATGCTCCACGGAAATTTATGACAGGATACACTTGGTATGGAGAACCTCCGTATCAAGCAAATGGCGTTCTAAAAATCCGCGAAAAGCTTTTCACTCTTTTAAATGAACTGGAAAACCAAGGTTGGAAGAGCGAAAACATTTTCTTTTTCGGCTTTTCCCAAGGTTGCCTTATCAGTGCCGATATCGGTTTGAACTATCCTAAGCAATTAGGTGGGGTAGTAGGTATCAGTGGATACTTTAACTTTTATCCTCGCTGGAAAAACAACCTGGCGGATGATTCCAAAAAAACGCCATGGATGTTTACCCACGGCCATGCGGATGATATTTTGCCACTTCCTGAAACGAAGTACGGCGTTGAGAAATTGAAATCTGCGGGTCTTAAAGTGGAGTGGGTCGAGATGGAAAAGAAACACACCCTGGAAGTCGAAGAGTACCCGTTAATAAGAAAATGGGTTCGTAATCAACTCTCGACATTGAGTAAAAACTAA
- a CDS encoding S41 family peptidase translates to MKSTDSYWADTGLEPAALEDLLDSTTCSSSERYFLACANAIIAVASRYNVTVDQQGNVLPAHDGFIQDLSTEKKQLAVWKQFFNENTAEATRFSFIKVWEKIEAKYISSSQKSLMVGVGLNGFISVFRDPHTYLMPVAMFKEVVSRADNRMTTAGVQVGRLNGNYAIRKVLAGSAADRAGLKRGDVILEIDGKPVHPLLQARVMEMLKGEEGTKVSLLVSRDGETIRKKLERTEIVVSTLTTQVIEGIKPIAVIGLNKFAKGSCDKMKEALEVVNKAHVRGLLFDLRDNPGGQMEEAACIASLFVGGDKKIFDIRYLDPSKKAEEYFGGEPKIFDKPVAVLINAGSASAAEIVAGALRDLNRAILVGERTFGKGSFQEGEYWTQNKKIALFETKGFYYLPSGRSPQMKGLSPDVAVNFDKISVDREEDQFVNPLMAPERHVRSLKNLISSKDCLDTEDGAVNEDVQLKKARQILFCSKAIAGVN, encoded by the coding sequence GTGAAGTCTACAGATAGCTATTGGGCCGATACGGGCTTAGAGCCCGCTGCATTAGAAGACCTTTTGGACTCAACAACATGTTCCAGTTCTGAGCGCTATTTCCTGGCGTGTGCCAACGCGATTATTGCCGTGGCCAGCCGTTACAACGTAACAGTCGATCAACAAGGCAATGTACTTCCAGCACACGATGGATTTATCCAAGATCTTTCCACTGAAAAGAAACAGTTGGCTGTTTGGAAACAGTTCTTTAATGAAAATACTGCTGAAGCGACACGCTTTTCATTCATCAAGGTTTGGGAAAAAATCGAAGCCAAATATATTTCTTCCTCTCAAAAATCATTGATGGTGGGAGTGGGGCTTAATGGCTTTATTTCCGTATTCCGTGATCCCCATACGTATTTGATGCCGGTAGCGATGTTTAAAGAAGTCGTTTCCCGTGCAGATAACAGAATGACAACAGCGGGTGTGCAAGTCGGCCGTTTAAATGGCAACTATGCGATTCGCAAAGTCTTGGCGGGCAGCGCCGCTGACCGTGCAGGTCTTAAGCGTGGCGATGTTATTTTGGAAATCGATGGCAAGCCTGTTCATCCTTTGTTGCAGGCTCGTGTGATGGAAATGCTAAAGGGCGAGGAAGGTACGAAAGTATCTTTGCTGGTTTCCCGCGATGGTGAAACGATTCGTAAAAAATTGGAGCGTACTGAAATCGTCGTTTCCACTTTAACAACTCAAGTGATCGAAGGTATCAAACCGATCGCTGTGATTGGTTTAAATAAATTCGCCAAAGGCTCCTGCGATAAAATGAAGGAGGCTTTGGAAGTCGTGAACAAAGCCCATGTCCGTGGATTGTTGTTCGACTTGCGTGACAATCCAGGTGGACAAATGGAAGAGGCTGCTTGTATCGCGAGCCTTTTTGTTGGTGGCGACAAAAAAATCTTCGACATTCGTTATTTGGATCCATCTAAAAAGGCAGAAGAATACTTCGGTGGCGAGCCTAAGATCTTTGATAAACCCGTGGCCGTCCTGATTAATGCAGGTTCAGCAAGTGCGGCAGAGATCGTGGCTGGAGCTTTGCGTGATTTGAATCGAGCGATTTTGGTGGGCGAAAGAACATTTGGGAAAGGTTCATTCCAAGAGGGTGAATACTGGACACAAAATAAGAAAATCGCTCTGTTTGAAACAAAAGGTTTCTATTACCTGCCCTCGGGTCGTTCTCCGCAGATGAAGGGTCTGTCTCCGGATGTGGCCGTGAACTTTGATAAGATCTCGGTGGATCGTGAAGAAGATCAATTCGTGAATCCATTGATGGCTCCCGAGCGTCATGTGCGTTCGTTGAAAAATCTAATTTCCAGCAAGGACTGCTTGGATACAGAAGACGGTGCGGTGAACGAGGACGTTCAGCTGAAAAAAGCTCGTCAGATTTTATTCTGTTCTAAAGCAATTGCTGGAGTGAACTAA
- the rfaD gene encoding ADP-glyceromanno-heptose 6-epimerase: protein MIIVTGANGFIGSVMVWQLNEKGFSDIIAVDTVDLQKRNLLRKRVYNKFLKKDDLWSFLETDEAKKKVTWIIHMGACSSTTETNKDFLWENNTNYTQRIFEWCTKNQKSMIYASSAATYGAGELGFDDTTDPEKLKPLNLYGESKVLFDRWALKQQQTPAHWYGLKFFNVFGPNEYEKEGMASIVFKAYNQIKETGVLGLFKSANPEYKDGEFMRDFVYVKDVTGWMAELMEKKPTSGIYNMGFGKPRTWLDLAKATFTAMGKEMKINWIEMPENIRGQYQYYTEAKTDKWNQAGMSAPKWPLEKAVDDYVKNYLSHEDPLL, encoded by the coding sequence ATGATTATTGTAACTGGTGCAAACGGATTTATTGGCAGCGTGATGGTATGGCAACTCAACGAAAAAGGGTTCTCCGATATCATCGCCGTGGATACGGTCGATCTTCAAAAACGCAACCTTCTTCGTAAGCGCGTTTACAACAAATTCTTAAAGAAAGACGATCTTTGGTCATTCCTGGAAACCGATGAAGCCAAAAAGAAAGTCACTTGGATCATCCACATGGGAGCTTGTTCTTCCACGACGGAAACCAACAAAGACTTCCTATGGGAAAACAATACCAACTATACACAACGCATTTTTGAATGGTGTACGAAAAATCAAAAAAGCATGATCTATGCTTCCAGCGCTGCGACTTACGGTGCTGGCGAGTTGGGTTTTGACGATACGACGGACCCTGAAAAACTAAAACCGTTAAACCTATACGGTGAATCCAAAGTGTTATTTGACCGTTGGGCTTTAAAACAGCAGCAAACTCCAGCTCACTGGTACGGTCTTAAATTCTTTAACGTCTTCGGTCCGAACGAATACGAAAAGGAAGGCATGGCGAGCATCGTTTTCAAAGCGTACAACCAAATCAAAGAAACTGGCGTTCTGGGATTATTTAAATCTGCAAATCCTGAATACAAAGACGGCGAGTTCATGCGTGACTTCGTTTACGTCAAAGACGTAACGGGCTGGATGGCCGAGTTGATGGAGAAAAAACCAACAAGCGGCATCTACAACATGGGCTTCGGCAAGCCTCGTACCTGGTTGGATTTGGCAAAAGCCACCTTCACAGCGATGGGTAAAGAGATGAAAATAAACTGGATCGAGATGCCAGAAAATATTCGTGGTCAGTATCAGTACTACACTGAAGCCAAAACGGATAAATGGAACCAAGCTGGAATGAGCGCTCCGAAATGGCCTCTGGAAAAAGCTGTAGATGATTACGTTAAGAATTATCTAAGTCACGAAGACCCCTTGTTATAA